ggacggcccaagcgcttgtgcccctgcacctgcgtgggagacccggaagaagctctggctcctggttcctgatcggcccagctccggccactgcagccgtctggggagtgaaccaccagatggaggacctctctctgtgtctgtccctctctctgtctgcaactcttcctctcaaaaaaataaatctttttttcttaaaggccACTACTAAACTCTGTGGCCCAGAGTAAAAAGAAACTCGGTGGTCAGTGTGAAAAACAAACAATGCTGGGaggcctctgcccccacccatCTCGCCCTTCTGGCATCAGGATCACCAAATCACACAAAGCACGTTTCGGAAAAGCAGCGTCTTTAGAAAAGTAAGATGTATAGGGTCCTCACACTGACGTGTGATTCCACAGGGACTCTCCCAGCAGACTGCTAACCTGAGGGGCCAcctccctgtgcacacacaggccTGTACACCAGACTCACAgggcacacaggtgcacaccaGACTCACGGGGCACACACCACCCTCAGAGGGCACACACGGTGTGCACGCCACCCTCATGGGGCAGAGGTGGGAAGACAAGGCCGGGCCCTGCCTCCACTGTCAGCACACAGAGCTGGGCCGTCCAGTGGGAGCTGCAGCAGGGGGGCACCCCTGTAAAGCAGAGCGCTGCTCTGTCCCCCAGGGACCCGCGGCCACGGTACCTTGACGAGCTCGGCCCtgagctcctcctcctctgctgtggtcagagcCTGCACGGCCGGGGTCTGTGTGCCCATACCTGGGCCGATGGGCGCCTCCGAGACGAAGTCGGAGAGCAGCACTCTGCTGGGGGAATTCAGGTTGATATCTGCCAGAGACAGAGCCAGGTCAGAGACgcagggaggcctgggtgggggaggagggaggggaggggaggagggggagtagcaggagagggagggggaagagggggagagggaagaggaggagggggaaggggaggtggaggggagcaCTCTGCTGGGGGAATTCAGGTTGATATCTGCCAGAGACAGAGCCAGGTCAGAGACgcagggaggcctgggtgggggaggagggaggggaggggaggagggggagtagcaggagagggagggggaagagggggagagggaagaggaggagggggaaggggaggtggaggggagcaCTCTGCTGGGGGAATTCAGGTTGATATCTGCCAGAGACAGGGCCAGGTCAGAGAGACgcagggaggcctgggtgggggaggaggggcaggaggatgaggaggagaagggggaggagaggggcggggggaggggaaagcAGGGGTAGGAGGGAGAGCACAGGCCTGCTCTCGGAGTCTGTGCGGTCGGCGCAGGCAGCCACGCTTTGGCCACGCAGGCCCAACCCAGCGTCATTCGGTGGctctgccacagcagagaccccAGTGCAAGGCAGCCacgcccagctctgcctccccctcGGGAACCCTGAGCTCTGAGGTGGAGACCCCGCCCTCCCGTAGGAACACGGGGCTCAGAGACCCTGGCTGCAAAGCACCCACCTGGTGGAGCCCCCATTTTTAGAGTGACTTAACCTGGGGCAAACACAGTCCCCTCAGCTCATCTGCCAGGGACAAAAATGACAGACAGGGAACCTGTGCAGTCACTCAGCCCTACACCAGCGTCAGTGACACACAAAccccccaggagcagccagggcacagccaCAGGCTGAGGAGTGGGGTGTATGTGTGGCAAGCACGGGTGAGCCTGGCCACGGCCGCAggctgaggggcaggggcccagcacagTGCCTCAGGCCTCAGACCCACGCAGGGTCAAACGCCCACTCATTCTGGGGCGCAGTACAGGGTCTCCTTGCCTGCACTAAGTCTCCCAGACACCGAGGCAGGAAAATGGTCTCCTCCGGTTCACTCTAACCCTGGCACCTGGCCGCTGGCCAGTCGTTCCGGGGGTCAGCACCgtgagtgtgcacgtgtgtgtaaggGGACGGCAGCGAGGTCTGCTCCCACTGCGCATGTCTTAAAGAGCCCacaacaggccggtgccgcggctcactaggctaatcctccgcctagcggtgccggcacaccgggttctagtcccgatcggggcgccggattctatcccggttgcccctcttccaggccagctctctgctgtggccagggagtgcagtggaggatggcccaggtgcttgggccctgcaccccatgggagaccaggagaagcacctggctcctggctcttgccatcggatcagcgcggtgcgccggccgcagcgcgccggccgcggcggccattggagagtgaaccaacggcaaaaggaagacctctgtctctctctctcactgtccactctgcctgtcaaaaaaaaaaaaaaaaaaagagcccacaACAGGCAAGCTGGACGCCCGTGTCCGACTCCTCCCCAGCGGCTGGCGGTGTCTCGCTCCCGCCACCGGGCGGACCCTCGCCGTTCACCGGGCTGCATGGGTCACTGGGCGTCCACACCGCTGGGCTGagcctcctctgctgcctctctctAGGCAAAGGCTCTCGGCAGCTTCTGCCTGGAGAGCAGGAACTGGACTCCGGCGGTCACCAGGGACAGCCCCCTCCAGGGAGCAGGCGTGGGGCTGCAGCCACAGTGAGGCCCAGGCGCCAGGGCTCCCTGAGGGAGGGAagaggccccgccccacccctgggcACCAGCACATCCTGTGTGGGAGGAGACCCCCACCCAGTCAGGCCTAGCTCCCTAACGGACAgagaggccctgcacccacctggacaggcctgcccagccccagtgctgtgggtgtctgcAGTGACCTACTGGATGAGGACATCTTTCTGTCAcagtgcaaattaaaaaaaaaaaaaaaaaaaaaaaaacttgtaaaatgAAGtcgtaggggccagcgctgtggattaccaggtaaagccaccacctgcaccccatatgggccccagttccagtcccggctgctccatttccaatccagctctctgctgtggcctgggaaagcagcgggaaatggtccaagtgcctgggcccccgcacccacgtgggagacccggtagaGGCGCCCGGCAGTGGCTTCGTATCGGTCCagttccggcctttgcggccatttggggagtgaaccagtggacagaggacctctctctgctaactctgcctttcaaataaataagtaaacctaaaaaaataaaataaaataaaaaaggaaaacctgaACGCTTCACAGAAAGAACATCACCAGAAAATCTAAAAAAGTCCCCGAGGGGCGGTCAGACGCTGTCCGGCCGTGGCAAGCGCCCGCTCATCTAGGTCATTCTTACGGCCGCAACTGTGACGTTGCCCACCCAGGCAGAGGCGAGCGAGGCCACTGCAGCCCCCGCCGGATCCAAACACCAGCACCCAGGATCCTGACGCTGGTTCCCGTGCGTGggcgcgccggcagcggcaggGAAGGCCTGGGGCGCGGCCGCGCCCACGCAGGACCCCGCGCCCCCCTCGCGGGGCCCGGCCGCCCTGGAACCTGGCCCGCGCGCCGGGTGTGCCCCGTCTCGCTCCGCCCGCTCCCCAAGAGACGGCCCCGGGCGCGCTGGGCTCCACGCGGCGTTGCCACGCCGGGGACACCGCGCCCCACCGCGCGCCGctccgccgccccgccccgcgcggccGGGAGCGTCCAGGGCCAGGCGGGGAGTCCCGGGGACCCGCGCGGAGGCTCCGAGCACAGTCGAGGCCTCGAGGCCAGGGGCCCTGGACCCGGAGAGGGGCGCGCAAAAGACCAAGGGGACGGAGGCCGAGAGGCGACACCGCGCGGCCCGGACCCGTCTGCGGCGGAGGGGCCGGGCCCCGCGGCTACCTTGGCCGGCGGAGTCCATGTCGGCGGCGGCCGAGCTCGCAGGCAGCCCGAACCGAGCAGTCAGGCCGAGCGGTCAAGCCGGGGTGTCTCTCGCCGCGTACCCAGCAGCCAGCGGAACCACCTCGGCCGCTGCGTATTACGCAATCAGGGGCGCGACAGCCTGTTTCCTCTCGGGGCACAAGCCCCGCCTCCGTCCCGCCTCCACGAACGGCACCCAATGAGAGCGCCCCTTGGCCCAGAGGCCGgcggttttttttttccctccgcACCCTGATAGGCCGAGGCTGCAGGCACCGCCTGAAAGGGAGGTGGGGCTCTGAGGGACTCCCTCCGGGTTGGCTGCGGCGGCGAGACTGGCAGGTAGAAAGGTCTGAGGCGCAGGTAACGCGGGCCGGCGGAAGTGGGAGGGCCGCCCCACGCGGCGCCGTGACCCTCGCGGGGGCGATTGCCGCTGCCGGCGAGCGCCGTGGCCCGCGCGCCTCGGCGGGGTGAGGCCGGAGCTCGTGGGACCCCCCCAGACCCCGTCCTCCGACCGCGGGCGGCGGCCTGCCCGCTCTGTAAGTCCTTGTCCGCTCGCGGGGACAGCCTCGCGTGGGAGTTGTGCAGGATATGACGAGGCCTCGCCTCGGCCTCTCGCCTGGCGGGGTGCCCCCTGCGCGCAGGCCCAGCGCTCGCCTCGTGCCCACGGCTTCCGCCCGGGTCAGCAGCTAAGGGACCCTGGCCGAGCCGCTCGGCGAGCGCAGCGGCTCCCGGGGGCCTCTGGGCCGGGAACCGGCCGACTGGGTCCGGTCCGCCCCGCAAGGGAAGCCGCGCGCAGCGTCCGAGCCTCCGGGCCACCTGCCGGCCCGACCGACGCCTCCACCTGGCTCGCCACCTCCCTGGGGCGCGGTGTcgtggcctggccagccctggccagcagcccCGCCCGCTCGCGTCCCGGAGCCTGGCTCCAGGAGCTGCCGAGGACGCCCAGGCCCCCTTCCACAGCAGCCCGGAGTGTGGAGGGAAGGAGCCCCCAGGGCAGCACCCCCTCCAACGCgcccctgggaccctgccacgcCCACGCCCTCACCTTCCCGTGGGGCGAGAAGCAGCAATCACACAGCTCTGCCATCAACCTCATCAGGGTCATCTTAGCTGGGCTTCCAAAAGCGCGcgcagggggaggagaggggaggggcggggacggGGGTCCATGGGCCCCTAGGCCTGGGGCATGCGCGTTCTCTGTCCGCTGCGGGGTCTCGCGGGGCTGGGCTACAGCCCCCAGGGCATCTGGAACTCCTCGGGCTCCAGCGGGCTGCAGTGAGTCGCCTCCACGTTCTTGAGGTGCTGGCGCGCCAGGAAGAGCGCCAGCTGCCGGCGCCGCCGCGGGCTCAGGCCCTGGCCCACGAGCCAGGGGAAGGCGGGCCCGTGCGGCCCCCAGGTCTCGCCGTCCGCGAGTTCCTCGTGGCAGCGGGCGCGGTAGGCGCGCAGCAGCGCCAGGCACCAGTCCTCGTCCACGCGGTAGCGCGCGTAGAAGGCggcctcctgggccaggctgcccacGCGCAGCCAGCGGGTCACGGCCGCGCGGCCCTCGCGCGCCATCACGGCCGGGTAGCGgtgctgcagcagccggagcagcAGCTCGTTGCCACGGTTGCCCTGCACGTCGCCcggcgctggcggcggcggcaggcggCCCGCGGTGCTGACCACGTCATCCTGCGTGCGCCGCAGCAGCAGCACGGGCCCCGGGTAGCAGCACAGCTGCTCGGCCACGTTGAGGTTGAAGTGCTCGCGCACCGTGCGCACCACCAGCCCCTTCCAGCTGTGCGGCATGACCTTGAGCGCCAGCGGCACCAGGTCGTCGAAGGTGGCGTCCAGCACCAGCGCGCCCAGCTCCGGGTAGGTCATGGTGGCCCAGGTGGCCGTGAAACCCCCGATGGACCAGCCGTAGACCACCACGTGGGCGGCCGGGAAGTGCAGGCGGTGCAGCGCGTACTTGACCACCACGTCCATGGCGTTGGCGTCGTGCTGCGGGAAGGGCGCGCCCGTGCTGCCCCCGAAGCCGGGGTGGTTCCAGCCCAGCACCGAGTAGCCGGCCTCCAGGGGCGCCGAGAGGCAGCCCATCTCGTAGAAGCCGGCGTTGCCTTCGCAGCAGATGACCAGGCGCAGGCCGCGGCCCTCGCTGCCCGGGTCCTGGCGGCGGTCCATGAACATGGTGTCGATCTCGTTCCCGTCGCAGGCCACCAGCTTCGCGCGCCGGCCACGGTAGCGCTCCACCAGGCGCTCCTGGCCCTGCTGCAACAGCGGCAGCAGCGCGCGCGTCATCAGGGACATGGAGCCGGGGTACACGAGCCAGCGGCCCAGCGAGTGCGCCAGCGCGTAGCTGGCCAGGTGGCCCGGCAGCTCGCGGATCTGCTGCAGCAGGCACTGCGCCTGGCTGCGCGCCCCACGCGGCGGCCGTCCCGGCGCGTCCCCTCCCAGCGCCGCGTCACGCAGCAGCCAcacgcccgccgccgccgccgcgcacgTGAGCGCGCGGTGGCCACTGCCGCCCCCGCTGGCAGCGCGCACGTCATCCCAGCGGAAGTCCACGGGCCAGCTGCGGAAGTTGTAGGTGTAGTTGGCGGTCAGGTAGATCTTGAACACGTGCACCAGGGCCTTCACAAAGCAGACGACGCACATGTGCGCGGGCGGTGGGCGCCAGCCCTCGCACCTGAGGCTGGCCCGGGGCCTCTGGGCCGCGGCCCCCCCTCCGCCGTGGCCTTTGTGACCTGGGGCCACCGGCTTTATGATTCGCTGTTGCTGGGGGCGAGGGGCGCACGCGGGGGGGGGGGCCTCCCCTGCTAAGCCGAAGGGAGAGGAGGCCGGCGCAGACCTCCTCTCCCTCCGCGGCCGTGGCCCTGCCCCCGCGTACTTTCCCCCAGGCGCGGGCTAGCAGCCACCGCCTTAGACATCCTCTTTCCcttggcaccggccccagccgaGGACTTCTCCAGGTGGGTCCTGCCTGGCTGGGCTTCCTCTTTCTCAGCCCTGGGCTGAGCCCCCTCACCCCAGACCGCCCCCGCGAGCTGCACCTTCCTCTTCTGAGAAGCTGGGGTGAGTTCCCCTTTTCCTATCGCACTGGAGTTGCTGACggcccaggggcagggccccaggacccgGATGGGGGGCCCTCGGGGGCCATTCAGCAGCTGCCTGGGTCTGGGAGGAAAGACACTGGAAGCAGCCAGACACGTGCTGCCCGTGTGGGacgcccagcttcctgctaagggcaATGGAGATGGCGCGGTGGTGGGGTTCCTGCCTTTGGGGGGCTGCACTGAGCCCTGGCACGAACCCACAGGTAAGATCTCTCCGTATGAAAGGATAGTATTACAGAAATGCTACAACCAGGGAGTTGATTGAACCCAGCACCACTGAGACCCGATGCCAGGCCTGCCCCAGACCCCGAGCTGCTTGGGGAAGGGGAGGTTCCAGGCCCCAGTGAGGCATGTGCACGTCTGCCGTGTTCCGAGTtggggccctgcctggccctgccggcCCCCACCAGTTTTGGGAATCAGCTGGACGTTGCTACAGCCTCCAGGGTAGCAAACAGGACAGAGCCCAAGCGCCGGGAAAGACTGATCTCCCCAACATGCGGTCACACTTGAATTTCAGGGAGGCGGCACACAGTTTCTGAGCGTGTGTCTCAGCGACTGCATGGGAAGCACTCACACAGCTGGCTCCCGGCTGACGACTGACTTAGGTTTCTTCAGTTCATGGTGGTGCAGAAGTGCcactctgggggccggtgctgtggcacagcgggtaaagccaccgcctgcgacaccagcatcccatatgggcactggtttgtgtcccgactgctccacttccaacccagctccctgccaatggcctgggaaagcagctgaagatagcccaGATGTTTGGCTcttgcacccatgcgggagacccagatgaagctcctggctccagcctcgcccatccctggctgttgtggccacttggggagtgaaccagcagatcaacaATCAGtgtccctctgtgtaactctgactttcaaataaataaagattttctttaaaggaCCATTCTGTTCCTCACTGTCAGTAAGGGTTCAGTAAGTTGCATGGGATGGGCCGGTCAGTTGACGTTTGGTCTGCCCTGGGTTTGTCGGGATGGCACCTGTCGTGTGTCACTGACACCAggagggcatttggcccagcagttgagacgccaagtgcctgggttccagcgccccccctccagggcccctgacccccatctcctgctgttcggatcctgggaggcagtgctgatggctggAGGAGTGCCGTcgccgcacccacgtgggagacctggtttgtgACCCTGGCTTGCAGGCGCTtggtttgggagtgaaccagcaggtgggatctCTGCCTCAAAACAAAAGAATATCTGAGTAAATCCACATTTACGTGAATAACCAGCATGGCTGCCGCCAGTAATACAGACCCAGGTTTCTCTGAGGTCCAGGTGCATCCCAGACGGCCGCTCTGCTCCGCGCTCCGGGCCCGAGGGCCAGGGTGCCTCTGTCCTGTGGTCCCGTACAGCAGCAGGGAAGCAGGAGTCCTGCCTAGGAGCTGAGGGATGACCAGGGCTTCCTGTGGGGGTTGGGGGCCTCGCCCTCCTGAAATGTCCACTCAGACCTGTGAAAGGGGCCATGTGGTCAGGGGTGGAGTTGGAAACCAGAGGGAGGGGCATTTACTCCCCAAGAACCATGTGTTCGACCCCACCCGTGGCAGATCTGACCCCAGGCCCGGGCGTGGGCTGGCCTGAATCCCATGGACACCACAGAGACTGCTAGAAGCCACCAACCCCCCAGCCTGGTCCCCCTGAGGCCCTGAGACTCCCGGCTGTtttcagccaggccaggcccaccTTCCCCCGCAaagcacaggaagctggaagggtgaggaggaagaggaggggcagaggtcAGCCGGCTGGAGCCCCTGGTCCCCAGGGGCCTCATGCCTTAGTCTGCATCGGGCCTGGCCCCTGACCCTGCCAGCCCATGGGAGCCTGAGAGACTGGAGAGCATGTGACAGGAAGTGGGCCGTCCCTGTCCCCTCTGTGGAAGAGACCCCAGCGTGGGCCAGCTGCAGCCCCGTGACCTCGCCTACCCCTCTGCCATCTGCTCAGGGAGGTGTCCCTGTTTGGAAGCCcactccctcctcacccccccccccaggcagacATCTGagcctgtgccccacccccaccaggcagGGCCTCCCTGGAGGCCCCTGATTTATGCCTGGgagcaggaaagagaaggaaaaccaGTCCAGAGGCCCGAAGGGCAGGAGCCAGCAtcagtgccccaggcagaggccatGGCCCAGCCTCACTGACCTCAGGAGGGCGGAAGCCGCCCTGGCAAGTGCCTCTGCTCAGGAAgtggggtgcagggcaggtgggggtggcTGGGAGCCCGAGGACACAAGGGGACGCTTCCTGGCGGCTGCAGGGTCGAGGGAAGGGGCGGAAATGGCCAGGACAGCTGCTGAACATCTGGAGCCCAGTGAATTAATTACCCAGCGACCTCAAGGAcagcgggcgggcggggggctgTCCACCGTCTGTCCCCTGCTACTGACGGAGGACACTgctgggcagcccctccccagagAGCCCCCCAACCCATCCCAGGGGTGAAGAAGCCACAGATCCGTCCCCCCTGAATCCTGACGCACAAGCTTCAGGTGACTGCCAAGGGCCAGCACCCAGCATGGGCAGGGGTCACCGTCCTCCTTGTCCAGCCCCTGGtgaccccaggccaggccaggcgtgACTCCCACCCTGACCAGCTCCCATCCACGGGTGTGGGCCAGCATCCCTCTCCAGTCCTTGACACAGCCCCCAGGTACTGGCCGGAAGGGCCACACTGCTCCCACACCTGGGCAAGGTCTGGGTCGAGGTCCAGAGCCTTGCGGGCCTGTCTCGGGCGGGCCAAGTTGCTGGGCTTCAGCACCAGCCTCCTGGACGGTTTCTTCAGGCTGCTGCAGTCCCTGGGGAGCTTCAGGCTACATCCTGCTCCCAGCGTGTTCCCTGGGGCTGCAGACCGCATGTTGAGGGGCTCGGTCTCACCCCTGGCTTAGAACTGCCTCAGATCTGGGGAGTGTGTTCTGATGCAGATCCCCGGGGCAGGCCTTTGGGGCAGTCGTTCGCCACTGTCCCCTGTCGCAGCCCTGGGTCTgagtccagttccagcttcctgctcatgcacacctgggagacagcgTCGATGGCTTGGGCAGTGGAGTCCCCACAGCTAAACCCAGACgcagctcccagctccatcccagctgctgcataGAGGAGGCAACGGAGCGCTCTGTCAATCATAAATAAACGAGAGCAGCGACGCTCTCTGCCACCAGCGAGACAAGGACAGCAGAAGGTTCCGTGTCCGTCCCGAGCCACTACGGGCCTGACCACACATTCCGAggccaggtgcagggtcccagctggggctgctctgtgcagtccctcagaggcacaggcaggaaCTGGTGCCCCCGTGTCCCTCAGCTGGTGGATGCCAGGTTTTTTTCCAGAACATTCTCTGCACAAGCAGCCGACACTACAGAGTCAAGGGAGGTTCCCAGCAATGACTgacctgtccactctgcctctccggAGGGGGAGGCCTGGGACTTCTGCAAAGGAGCTCACAGGGCAGCTGGCCCGGAAACCtgtccatctctgtgtgtgtcagcCTGAGGAGCACCCGCCGACCCTGACTCCTGTCTGCACCAGCCACTGCACCCCAACAGGCGGTCCAGTCCGGCTGTTTGGCCTGCTGTCCCACAGGGACCCCTCACCTGAGGGAGTCCAGGACCCGGACACCTGCCTGGGCCACCTGCCTTGTGACATTCTGAGA
The window above is part of the Oryctolagus cuniculus chromosome 11, mOryCun1.1, whole genome shotgun sequence genome. Proteins encoded here:
- the ABHD16B gene encoding protein ABHD16B isoform X1, with protein sequence MCVVCFVKALVHVFKIYLTANYTYNFRSWPVDFRWDDVRAASGGGSGHRALTCAAAAAGVWLLRDAALGGDAPGRPPRGARSQAQCLLQQIRELPGHLASYALAHSLGRWLVYPGSMSLMTRALLPLLQQGQERLVERYRGRRAKLVACDGNEIDTMFMDRRQDPGSEGRGLRLVICCEGNAGFYEMGCLSAPLEAGYSVLGWNHPGFGGSTGAPFPQHDANAMDVVVKYALHRLHFPAAHVVVYGWSIGGFTATWATMTYPELGALVLDATFDDLVPLALKVMPHSWKGLVVRTVREHFNLNVAEQLCCYPGPVLLLRRTQDDVVSTAGRLPPPPAPGDVQGNRGNELLLRLLQHRYPAVMAREGRAAVTRWLRVGSLAQEAAFYARYRVDEDWCLALLRAYRARCHEELADGETWGPHGPAFPWLVGQGLSPRRRRQLALFLARQHLKNVEATHCSPLEPEEFQMPWGL